From Oncorhynchus keta strain PuntledgeMale-10-30-2019 chromosome 8, Oket_V2, whole genome shotgun sequence:
AATTGTCGATAATGTGGAAATTGCAAAAGCAAAAGAGGATATTGTCTCAACACTTGGAGAAAAATATAAAATAAGTAAGTACTTGATTAGGTTAGTATTTGGTGGATTTGGTGGACCAAGTTAGTTATTACTTGTCCTGAAATACATTCAAACAGTATTTTGATGAGTTTAAACTGTGGCAGCAGTGATTTTAGATGAATTGTTCATTTTCTTGCTTTTCTGGTGTGCATCAAAAATATTGTCACAAGAATTTCGCTTAAATTCGCCTTCATGTAATCCCATAATTCATGACATGTAATCTACAGTTGTAATATCTATAAGATTACAATTATAAATATTGTATAATTTCACAAATCCCATTGTTCTCTAGGGTTTACCTGCTTGAATAATATGATCTTTGGCAGTGGACAAGTGAATGAGATAGTTGTAGCTGACTGCAAATTGGATGAAGTAGGTCAAAAGACTGCTATTTGTCAAGAAAATGGACATTTTTCAGTTCGGGAGAATAACTGTGTCTTAAAAGAAAttgaaaacctgttttttttaTCTCAGGTAATATGTTAACATAAAACATATAAAATATACTCTATATGAAAATGGTTTAGTAATGATGGTATTGCCTTGTTACAGTACTATATATAGTATCAATCCTTATATACACTTGTATTGTTTTTCTTTCATCACTTTAAATCCACACAGGCTTTAGTGGGGACTGGTCTTCCAGTTTTTTTGGAAAGACTCCGCAACAGCACCTTTAACCTCCAAGATAGAATAGTTGCATCACCTGCAACTATTTCTACTGTTGTTAATATTCTTAAAAATGTTGCAAATGTGTCCCGAAGTACCCCAATAAACAAACCATTGATGACGGTATGTTGACATCAACAGTTTTACTTTTATTAGGATTTCAGTAATCCTGTACTAATTCTGATTTCTATCTTGATCTCTAGAATTTCCTGGAAACGGCAGGTGTACTTACTTCCAAAGGAGCAAAAGCGTCCTGGGATGTTCTAAACACCAACCTCACCAAAAACGAAAGCTCAGCCTTTCTGGGCACCGTTGAAACACTTTCCAATTTCCTTACATATGACTTTTTTGACATAGAAACGTCAAGGATTATTTTAAACAAAACCACAGTCAACAACTCAATCAACAACTTATTAAATTTAAACTCGTCTGTTCTGATAGACATACCGGCATCTGAAGCCTCCTTCAATTCAATCACCATAATAACATTTGACTCCTTGGATAATGTTTTACCTGCGAGAAACAGTAGCAGTCTGAACAACAGTGTCAACAGTGTCAACACCATCAACGGAAAAGTGGTTCTGGTGAAGGTGAATGGCACAATTAAGAATGTGACGTTCAGTTTTGACGTACTGAACAAGGCACTGGccaatcctcaatgtgttttctGGAACTTCAACCTTTTTGACGGCCTTGGAGGATGGGATGATAAAGGATGTGAACTGCAGTCTGAAAAGAATGGCACTGTCACCTGTCACTGTAATCATCTGACGTCCTTCTCCATTTTGATGTCGCCTTCCATTCCAGCTGTGTTTCGAGCTTTGGAATTTATCACTTACATTGGAGTTGGCATATCAATGGGTTGCTTGGTCGTGTGTCTCATCATTGAGATGTTGGTATGGAATGCTGTGACTGGAAACAACACATCTTACATGCGTCATGTCTCTATAGTGAACATCGCCGTTTCCCTTCTGATTGCTGACATTTGGTTCATTATTGGTGCAGCAATTTCCGACAATGAAAAAAAAGATCTTGCTGCGTGTTCCACAGCAACATTTTTCATCCACTTTTTCTACCTGGCTCTGTTTTTCTGGATGTTGGTCTCAGGCCTTTTGCTGCTCTACTGGACTGTCATGGTGTTCTCTCACATGTCTAAACCAGCAATGTTGGCCATCAGTTTTTCTTTGGGCTATGGAGCTCCCCTCATCATTGCTGTCATAACTATCGCAGTGACAGCCCCAGGGAAACAATACATCAGAGATAATGATGGGGTTTGCTGGCTCAACTGGACAGAGTCAAAGGCCCTTCTGGCTTTTGTGATCCCTGCCCTGACCATAGTGGCCATCAACCTTTTGATCCTGATTGTGGTTCTGTTCAAAATGCtgaggagaggtgtgggggatGTTACTCAGCCAGATGAGAGAAATGCTTTGGTGGTCATCGCCAGGTGTCTGGCCATTCTGACTCCCTTCTTTGGTACTACCTGGGGACTAGGAGTAGGAACCATGACTACACCAAACAATTTAGGAATCCATATTGTGTTTGCAATCTTCAATTCATTACAGGTATTTAACTCAGTTAAATAACACTAGTAAATAACTGGTCCTCGGTTAAGTGCAATTGTCTTGAAATATTTTTTCTTTTAAATGCATTAAATTCCCGATGGCATGTTATACTAAGTTAAGATTTGGATGAATGTTTACAATTAAATATATACTGAATTTGGTATGGTAATTCCATCCTTCACCATGTTATCATTCAAAGGGATTGTTCATCTTGGTATTTGGAACACTTTTGGACAAAAAGGTATGTTCATGACCCACTTACCTCTCATATTATGTATTGTAATGTGCTTTGTAATGACAATTAATATATTTGATGAACTCCTTGTCTGTGCTTTCAGATCCGGGAAGCTCTGACAGGAAGGTCACAAGTGTCCTCCAACCGCACAAAGGTAAGGGATTTTTTTTCGCGTGcgctgaaatgcttacttacaggctctaaccaatagtgcaaaaaaagttattgtgtgaacaataggtaggtaaagaaattaaacaacagtaaaaagacaggctatatacagtagcgagactataaaagtaacgaggctacatacagacaccggttagtcaggctgattgaggtagtatgtacatgtagatatggttaaagtgaccatgcatatataatgaacagagagtagcagtagcgtaaaagagggattggcgggtggtgggacacaatgcagatagctcGGGATAGCAAATGTGCGGGaccactggttggtcggcccaattgaggtagtatgtacatgaatgtatagttaaagtgactatgcatatatgataaacagagattagcagcagagtaaaatgaggggttgggggggcacacaatgcaaatagtctgggtagccatttgattacctgttcaggactcttatggcttggctgacctcctccctatgggctgtcttgtcgttgtcggtgatcaggcctaccactgttgtgtcgtggCTGCATAATATAGTTTGAATATGTTTATAATTAAATAATTATGTTATAAATCTAAATTATTTGTTGCTGGCCACAACATGTTTATTACCCTATTGTCTATGCTTACTCATGTGACCATTTTATTGTATTTATGACTTTGTTGAACATGTTAGGAAGTTTACTACCTTTAAGCTAGTattgaatgttttatatttgtcACGATAATTTTCAATCCCAATGATGATAACTAAACAATTATTTAAGCTTTGACCAATGCCCGAGGTTTGTAAGACCCTGGGTTTAATAATAATTAGGCAAAGACTCAGCTTCTGCAAAAGGCAAGTAAAGTTTATTCAGAGAACGTTCTGAAGTCCATAATACAAAGACATATCATTTTATAACTCCTACCCCCCACCTACTTACACGCACACACCGACTGTAACGGCATTCTTCCTCCTCTtatgaggaggagtagcgagaaggatcaaaggaccaatgcgcagtgtggtaagtgtgcATAACGTTTATtttaagacataaactgaacactatgaaatacaaaacaataaacgtgaacatgaacgaaaccgaaacagtaccgtgtggcaacaaacactaaactggaaacaaacacccacaactcaaaagtgaaacccaggctacctaagtatgattctcaatcagagacaactaacgacacctgcctctgattgagaaccatactaggccgaaacagaaaccaaacatagaaaaacaaacatagactgcccaccccaactcaagccctgaccatactaaataaagacaaaacaaaggaaataaaggtcagaacgtgacaccgaCACACAAGCAGTAGGGGgattacacgcacacacagacacacaaacagtaggtgggATGTGTCTTTCCCCACAGTCCACACTCCTCGTATATCACTACCAAGCTGGCAGTTCCATACCGCTCCCTCCCTCATGAGATTAGAGGGACCTTGACAGTGTCTCTTTCATGTTGTAAGTTTTTGAAAGTTCTAACCAGGTCCGGTCATGTTTAATTTGTTGTCATGTTTAATTGTCCTCTGTGTtttcttagacacacacacacatttctctccctTACTTGTCTCGACCAAACCTTATTGGACTTAAGTTTATCAATAGTTACGTTAGTCTAATTTATTCATTACACATGTTACATAATCTAATAATTATGTTTCAGGGTGGAATTCTTTAGTCATTACCTTAAACATACAAATTCCCTTATCAATATTATATTTTCATTTCAGACCACAAGTGCTGCAACATCATCGTCAGGTGGTTTGGGCTTTTTCCGGATACGGAGGAGAAGTAGGTCTATAGTATAAAGCAATACTCTTAGGCAATTGGGCACAACTTCCCATTAAGATGCCCTTATACTAGAGTACATTGTGCCATTGTTTGACCTATTGTTCCTACTGTTCCAGATGTTTTCAATGTTTCAGCAGCTCCAACATCCAGCACTACTGGTGGATCATAGACTTTCATCAACACTTAACTCAATACAACAAATGTGATTATAATGAAACAATCAAAAGGTGTTGCCGCACATCATCAATTGAGGCACTGGGATAGAGTAGCTAACACCTTGAGTGTGACCTTGAAGTGACTGCCACTAAGAGCTGACCCCAACTCTCAGTGACATGATTAGGTGTTATGTCTTACACAAAGCGATTGATTCTAAACTGGTATTTGAACTTTTTATCGGGATTATTGAGTATTATATTGAATAACAtgattattgttttttttgtggggTGGGGGTGTTTAAATAAGAGTATGACTGTGTAAATGGATTAATCAGCTAACATGAAGAATTGAGATTGTTCCTGAAATAACACATTACATTCTCTCTTTGAATAATTCAATGTTCATTTTGTCACAATTTATATTACGTTTAATTTACATGTAAAAGGTCATATGTTCTCTTGTCTAAGACATTGCTAAAGAATAGTTGTTGATATCATGGATTAAGTCATTATGTGTGTATTCAAATTCTGAGGGAGACTAAAAAGAGGGCAAAACATCCAAAAGATAACGGCTTTACATTGAGCAGAATGTAAGATAGGCACCGCACACACTGATGTACAATGCATTTGTCACAACCGTTGTGCTACAATTGAGTTATTATTCTGTACCAAAATAATAACATGTGTTGAGAAGACACGACACAGTAACAACATTTGTGCAGACAAACTCCATTGTATCACAGAAATATATGTTGTATCACAATTATTGTGTCAAATCCATTGTAGATCAGCTTTATGACCTCACTTATGATCCATGATGTATCTCGTTTTGTCTCTTCATGTTGGCTATTATCAATTTACATGTTGCGTGCATGCTTTGcttttttatttaaataaaatgTGGCAAACAGCAGTCGTTCAGCACATTATCTGATTTGATTTCGCATGATCATGCATTAACTTAATCATAGACCATTATTATATCTTGACATCCCAACGGTACACGTGCCTGTAGGGATAAGGTAGTTGGCACAATGATGATATAATAATTATTTGAAGGACTGCACAATGTTAACTAAAGAGCATGCAAGGTAATGGGTCTTTCTTGGTTTCGTTTCACACAGAGCACTTAGGCTACTTTGTTTACATTCAAGAAATGGCACATATTTCTGTAAGTTTAATTATTAGTTAAAATAAAATTATTAAAATACTTTAGTTAATTAGACAattttgttgtgttgttctgGCAACCATTGATACAGTAGCATGTTTAGTCTAGGGAGTGTCCAGAGGATGTACATACAGTAAATCAAGCTGCCttatgctacagaaacaggagataggctcCTGCACTATGTGCCATTCTGGCTTGGACAAGGCTTACTTACTTACATGTTTTGTATGCATGTGTAAAAACATATATGTTTTGTAAAATTACCTCCAGAATTTCTATAGAATTACAACACCTCATTTCAAACTTTGAAACAGCCAAATACCAATTCCCATGTCAATTCACACAACATGTCAACACGTCCTGTCAGCCGGCAGTCAAACTGCACGACAGTGCTGTCGTTCACTCGTGAAACTAAAACTAACCTCAATGGCTAAGTTTAGGCATCAATTCAgagtggttaaggtttgggttagggttaaaacATAAACATTTTCATGAAAAGAAACAACAACAATGTGCCTATCACTGAGATTGAACCTGCGATGTTTGAAGCCGTAGCCCACAATTTAGCCCATCCTCAACCAAATGTTGAGCATGGGCTAAATGTGGCATCAACACAACCAATCAtgattgttaaacaaatcacttcaaaaagtaaGTTACCTTTGCACGTTTGTCCAAAATAATTCCAGCACTGTGCACCCGCCAACTTTCCTCAAATTCGGAAGTGGCTGAAATGATCCAACCGGAGAAAGCATCTCAACAAACAAAACAGCGCCCCTCTTTCTTACTATATACAGCCCGTGTATCTTATGCTGTTTCAAAAAGAGTATTGCATGCCacactctttttgaccagacagcatccgATACAttgtctacacatactgagacagaggggtgctgtttcactCGCTCGGTTGCTTTATCTGAGATTGATGAGTCTTTCTGTCGGCGCATGTCTCGTCAAATAAATTATTaacatttaaatattttatttgttCAGGCAAGGTGGCACAGTAGGGCGAGCCAGGCCTCCTAAGGCCTGCCCATAACACAGGCCCTGCCTCAACCCCATCCACCACACCTGAGCCCTGAGGCTACTATAACAGGCACTTGCCTGGCCCCCAGTGGACAAGTAATTGCCATGTAAATATATAATGTCACTTTACTATTGTAAAGCGCGTGGATAGTGTGTAATCCACTGGAGTGTGggattatatttatttttattttaaaaaataggACTTGTTACAAAATACTGTATACTTTGCATGGTGCGTTAACTTCCTAGTACAGGTAGTTCTTAGAAAGAGGCAGGTCTCCATTTCCTACAAACAATAAAAATGGCAGAAATAATGTCTGTGGATTTGCGATACTCCTAAAACATTTGCAATATTGTGGCTTTGACTCAGCCTTTGTTCTGGTTTCTAAAAGTAGGAGTGGAACAACATATTAGGTGATGTTTCTTTAAAGTCTACTGTAAGCATAACTTTATGATAACCATCAGTTTAGTTAAGCAAATCTGTGAGGTCAGGACAACGCATAGGTCTACCCATAGACAGTATAACCACATTGATGGATTGGCATTACAGTAAAGTAATAACTGAGATGCAAACAAAAGTTAATGCTATAATAAGACTAAAAGTCATGTTATGAGTGAGATCAGTTAATTAGTTGAACACAATTGAATTTCATGTACAACCTGCCTTTGCGTCAGTTGAAGCTTGTAGAGGTATGACAGTCAAGTggtactgttgtgttgtgtttgtatCGTCTTATATTTCCCCTGGATTTGTTTTTGTGTCGgaaaattattatttttgcaCCGAATTGAGTTCCTACCCAGTGGGCAAAACCCATCACAATGATGCCATTACTATCAGATGATGACATTATGATCTCAATTCAACTGAGTTTATACTGTACATTAGTCACTGAGCACTGTATCACTATTGCGTCGCGCCGAAAAACACAATTTACtagtgactgtattcatgatacaacaCTGCCTTATTGTTTAATTGTACGTGGCTCTTCCTCTTTTCTGATACTTTGTTGCTGCCAGTAACAATTTGCATCTTCTCCATGGTGATGATGTGTTTGCACAATGCAGCTCTAGCCACAAAGAGACTGTAAACCAGGAGTAATAAACTAGATTCAGCCGGGGGCGATTTTTGTCAGAGCGAATGGTGGGGAGATGGAACCTAATtataataatttgtacactgcaaatagCACGAATATAAtatatttgaaaataacaatcaTTTCATACCTTCATTACAACGAGACATAATTTATTTATCTTTTTTTATTTGTGGGACTACTTGGGAACAGATCTTCTAAATTCCCAAATTTCCAGaatgtgtattttttttaaacccaaAACTAAAAACAATATAAACCATATATAtgcactacctttcaaaagtttggggtcacttagaaatgccttGTAGTTGAAATAAAAGcacatgttttgtccattaaaataacataaaattgatcagaaatacagtggagacattgttaatgttgtaaatgactattgtagctggaaacagcagatttttaaatggaatatctacataggtgtacagaggccccttatcagcaaccatcactcctgtgttccaatggcacgttgtgttagctaatccaagtttataattttaaaagactaattgatcattagaaaacccttttgcaattatgttagcacagctgaaaaacagttgttttgattaaagaagcaataaacctggccttctttagactagttgagtatctggagaatcaATATTTGTGGGtgcgattacaggctcaaaatggctggAAACAAaggcctttcttctgaaactcgtaagtctattcttgttctgagaaattaacttcttgatgcacccaatccgttagcgggatcattttcgtcaaccaccgctgaattgcagagcgctaaattgaaattaaattacaaaaaatattacattttcatgaaatcacaagtgcagtatagcaaaacacagtttagcttgttgttaatccacctggtgtgtcagatttcaataaagcttttgggtgaaagcataccaagcgtttatgtaagcaCATCTCTTTCAGTAGAAAAAAaaattacaaacagctagcagccaaatAGATTGGTCACGAacgtcagaaaagcaataaattaaattgcttacctttgatgatcttcggttgtttgcactcacgagactcccagttacccaataaatgttccttttgttccataaagattatttttatatccaaaatacttccatttggttggcgcgttatgttcaaaaatccacaggctcgagcggtcacgacatcgcagacgaaaattccaaatagtatccgtaatgttcgtagaaacatttcaaa
This genomic window contains:
- the LOC118386965 gene encoding adhesion G-protein coupled receptor F1-like isoform X2, with amino-acid sequence MESSVSQSQIQVQLLQQVLSVTEVNFTTACYPNNTCRCEDQYGWSCVQCLSYGSCDNITDDSCGCIKAIPPYGPFCQPITNLTACPTPSPTPALPAEEETKNTLNLQFTMAITFDSNFNDENNAMFKDIDQTIKVIYKRNMRGFISAKLNRLKSGSVIADFTVITTIVDNVEIAKAKEDIVSTLGEKYKIRFTCLNNMIFGSGQVNEIVVADCKLDEVGQKTAICQENGHFSVRENNCVLKEIENLFFLSQALVGTGLPVFLERLRNSTFNLQDRIVASPATISTVVNILKNVANVSRSTPINKPLMTNFLETAGVLTSKGAKASWDVLNTNLTKNESSAFLGTVETLSNFLTYDFFDIETSRIILNKTTVNNSINNLLNLNSSVLIDIPASEASFNSITIITFDSLDNVLPARNSSSLNNSVNSVNTINGKVVLVKVNGTIKNVTFSFDVLNKALANPQCVFWNFNLFDGLGGWDDKGCELQSEKNGTVTCHCNHLTSFSILMSPSIPAVFRALEFITYIGVGISMGCLVVCLIIEMLVWNAVTGNNTSYMRHVSIVNIAVSLLIADIWFIIGAAISDNEKKDLAACSTATFFIHFFYLALFFWMLVSGLLLLYWTVMVFSHMSKPAMLAISFSLGYGAPLIIAVITIAVTAPGKQYIRDNDGVCWLNWTESKALLAFVIPALTIVAINLLILIVVLFKMLRRGVGDVTQPDERNALVVIARCLAILTPFFGTTWGLGVGTMTTPNNLGIHIVFAIFNSLQGLFILVFGTLLDKKIREALTGRSQVSSNRTKTTSAATSSSGGLGFFRIRRRNVFNVSAAPTSSTTGGS
- the LOC118386965 gene encoding adhesion G protein-coupled receptor F5-like isoform X1, yielding MASPKTVWYLSVLLVFCSRLEKQDCLETPNVTSEESPTDGSQDPSGEKREVTATLIEKVGEVELDIYNIPLEDIHYLKFHVKSVTYPILISSVLNVTDMNITTECSSDPSAFRCRCEDQYSWSCDQCSSYGSCDEIVDGKIRGCLNNYPSDGKFCQPITNPSPTTTAEPSTTYGEIIEIELDMTDISATLIDVLRASVNGLTYPVLISKVLSVTEVNFTTACYPNNTCRCEDQYGWSCVQCLSYGSCDNITDDSCGCIKAIPPYGPFCQPITNLTACPTPSPTPALPAEEETKNTLNLQFTMAITFDSNFNDENNAMFKDIDQTIKVIYKRNMRGFISAKLNRLKSGSVIADFTVITTIVDNVEIAKAKEDIVSTLGEKYKIRFTCLNNMIFGSGQVNEIVVADCKLDEVGQKTAICQENGHFSVRENNCVLKEIENLFFLSQALVGTGLPVFLERLRNSTFNLQDRIVASPATISTVVNILKNVANVSRSTPINKPLMTNFLETAGVLTSKGAKASWDVLNTNLTKNESSAFLGTVETLSNFLTYDFFDIETSRIILNKTTVNNSINNLLNLNSSVLIDIPASEASFNSITIITFDSLDNVLPARNSSSLNNSVNSVNTINGKVVLVKVNGTIKNVTFSFDVLNKALANPQCVFWNFNLFDGLGGWDDKGCELQSEKNGTVTCHCNHLTSFSILMSPSIPAVFRALEFITYIGVGISMGCLVVCLIIEMLVWNAVTGNNTSYMRHVSIVNIAVSLLIADIWFIIGAAISDNEKKDLAACSTATFFIHFFYLALFFWMLVSGLLLLYWTVMVFSHMSKPAMLAISFSLGYGAPLIIAVITIAVTAPGKQYIRDNDGVCWLNWTESKALLAFVIPALTIVAINLLILIVVLFKMLRRGVGDVTQPDERNALVVIARCLAILTPFFGTTWGLGVGTMTTPNNLGIHIVFAIFNSLQGLFILVFGTLLDKKIREALTGRSQVSSNRTKTTSAATSSSGGLGFFRIRRRNVFNVSAAPTSSTTGGS